The DNA region TTTTGTTGACCAATCGCGTGCAGGAAAAGCGTTTGCGCGATGCGATTAGCCGTATTGAGTCTCTGGATTCTATCAATGCGCCGGTTGTGCGCATTCGTGTTGAAGCCCTGAAATAAGTTTTTGCAAAGGTTGATAACGTGAAATACATCAGCACACGTGGCCTGGCGCCCGCACTGAGTTTTGAAGATGTTGTTCTGACAGGACTGGCTCCCGATGGTGGCCTTTATGTACCGGAAACCCTGCCGCAGTTCTCCAAAGAAGAAATTGCCTCCTGGGCTGGTTTGTCCTACCAGGAATTGGCTTTTAAGGTGATGCAGCCTTTTGTGGCCGGTGCCGTCAGCGATGCGGAGTTCAAAAAGATCATTGCGGATGCCTATGCCAGTTTCCGCCACGACGCGATTGCACCCCTGGTGCAAACCGGTCACAACGAGTGGATTCTGGAACTGTTCCAGGGGCCAACCCTGGCGTTCAAGGATTTTGCCCTGCAGTTCCTCGGCCATTTGCTGGATCACCTGTTGAAAAAGCGCAACCAGAAAGTGGTGGTTATGGGCGCCACCTCCGGTGATACGGGGTCCGCCGCCATTGAAGGTTGCCGCCGCTGCGACAATATCGATATTTTTATCCTGCACCCGCACAATCGGGTATCCAATGTACAGCGTCGCCAGATGACTACAGTTCTGGCACCCAATGTATTTAATATCGCGTTGGAAGGTAACTTCGACGATTGCCAGAACATGGTGAAAGCCAGTTTTGGTGACCAGTCCTTCTTGCCCGAAGGGCGCCAGCTGGTGGCGGTAAACTCCATCAACTGGGCGCGTATTATGGCGCAGATCGTTTACTACTTTTACGCCGGCCTGGCGTTGGGGGCGCCCCATCGTCCGGTGGCTTTCTCGGTTCCCACAGGTAATTTTGGCGATATTTTTGCCGGTTACCTGGCCAAAAAAATGGGCTTACCTATAGATCAATTGGTGATTGCGACCAACAGCAATGACATATTGCACCGCTGTATCAGCAGTAACGACCACAGCAAGCATCAGTTGCAGCATACCCTGTCGCCCAGTATGGACATTATGGTATCGAGTAACTTTGAGCGTATGCTGTTCGATCTCTACAATCGTGATGGTGCTGCCATTCGTCAATTGATGGATGACTTCAAATCCGGCGCTATGGTGTTACATGAGTCGGCATTGGTGAAAGCGCGCGAACTCTTTACCAGCTATGGTGTGAGTGATGACGTGACGGTCGATGTCATCCGCGAGGTGTTTGATCGCACCGAGTACTTACTCGATCCGCACACTGCCATCGGTGTTGAGGCCGCGCGTCAAACCCGTCGCCGCCAGGATATTCCCATGGTCTGCCTGGCAACGGCACATCCGGCCAAGTTCCCGGAGGCTGTGCGCAAGGCGGGACAGGGGGAGGATCCTGCATTGCCACATCATATGAGTGATCTGTTTGAGCGTGAAGAGCGTTACAGCGTATTGGCGCAAGAGCTGGCTAAGGTGCAACAATTTATCGCCAGCCACGTGCGCCCATAGGTGCCAGCCTGAATCACAAAACGCTGTAAGGTGAAGCCTTGCAGCGTTTTTTTATTTTAGTCCCCCTGATGTTGTGGAGCACATGATGAATATCGTCGACATCAACCTTGAGAATGCAAAAAGCTATTTGATTGATGAATCCTTCCAGCGCCCGGTAGTAGTGGATTTTTGGGCGGATTGGTGTGGTCCCTGTAAATCATTAATGCCGATTTTGGAAAAATTGGCGAATGAGTATGCAGGTGCCTTTTTGTTGGCCAAGGTGAATGCGGACGATCAGCATATGATTGCCGCACAATTTGGTGTGCGCAGCCTGCCGACCGTTATGGTGATGAAAGATGGTCAACCGGTTGATGGTTTTGCCGGTGCTTTACCCGAGGTGAAGGTACGCGAACTGCTGGCGAAATATTTACCCCAGCCATGGGAGGCACCGCTAAATGATGCCAAGGCTTTGATGGAGTCTGGTCAGTATGCCGAGGCATTACCTTTATTGCGCGAGGCCTATGATGCCTCGCAACAGCAAGCGGCTATTGCCCTGTTAATGGCGCAATGCCATCTGGAGCTCAATCGTATCGATAATGCGGAAACGGTACTGGAAACCATCAAAATGGCGGACCAGGATGGGTTTTACCATCAGCTCAAGGCGCAGATCGAGCTGAAAAAACAGGCGGCCAAGACGCCTGAGCTGGCCGCCCTGGAAGCGGCCCACACCCAAGCACCTGAGGATTTATCCATCCGCTACCAGTTGGCCGTGCAGCTACACCAGGAGTCTTACCATCGTCCGGCCCTGGAGCATCTGCTCGAAATTTTGCGTAAGGATCGCAATTATGCGGAGGGCGAGGCCCGTAAAACATTTACCGCCATCATTGCCTCCCTGGGCAAAGGTGACCCCCTGGCCATCGAATTCCAGCGCCGTTTATTTACGTTGCTTTACTAGGTTTTACCTGCGGTTAAATGGTCGGGTCTTTTAAAAGGGGTTACACTGCCAACATGGTTTTTCCAACAGTTGTCAGTTTGTTTTCCAATCTCCACCCTGCGATAGTATTGCAGCCAGAGGACCCGTCTCGCGCATGATTAAGTACTTACCATTGTTAGCCTTTGTGGTTAGTGCCCAGTTGTTGCTCGGCTGTAAGGAGACTGACAATAGCTATCAGGTGCCGGATTATGTGGAACAACAGGGGCAGTCCCTGGTGATCCAGCGTGACCAGGTGCGTATGGAGATATTACCTTCTGTTGCCGGGCGCGTAGTATCTCTCAAGGTGGGTAACCACGAATTGGTCATTCCCCATATTCCCGACCGACCAAAGGATTCCGGTACTGTGCTTTGGTCGAGTCCCCAGGCGGAATGGAATTGGCCGCCTATCGATGTGTTGGACAGTCTTCCCTACAAGGTCGAAACACAGAATAACCAGTTGGTGTTGACCAGTGAGGTCGATCCGAAAACCGGTTATCAATTCAGTAAAACCTATTTGCCCGCGGGTAAAAATGCCATCGCGGTCACTTATCGCATATACAACCGTGGCAAGGTGGAAAAACGGGTTGGTGCGTTAGAGGTAACGCGGGTTCCTCCGGCGGGTGATGTGTTATTTCCGCTGGGAGATACGGCACCGGTTAGCGGGATTTTTTATCCTTTGCCGGTCAGTCTGGAACAGGGGTTGTGTTGGTTCCAGTACGATGGCAAAAAGATCCGCGATGATCATCATAAGATTATGCTGGATGGCAAAGAGGGCTGGGTGGCCTATCGCAATAAGGGCTATTTGCTGATCAAAGAGTTTGAAGACCTGCCGCCCAATGTGATTGCCGAGGGCGAGCGCGAGATAGAAGTGTTTGCGCACGTTGAGCACACCTTTATCGAAATCAAGCAGCAGAGCGCGGTTGAGACATTGGCTCCGGGTGAGTTCCTGACCTGGACAGTGGTGTGGCACGCACTTAAGCTGCCGCCCGAATTGCACGGTGAAATCGCACCGGAACAACTGGCCGATGTTGTGCGTTTGGAATTAATGCGGCCTAAATAACCGCGTGCTTTGTAGCTCGTTTGCAGTGCGGGTAAGTATTTCGAAAACGCGGTGAATACGTCCATGTAGCTCCCTCGCGTCCTCCCTTACGCGAGGGTTTCGAAATACTTACCCGCACTGCAAACTGGGTTGTGCTTGCTGGAGGCGCAGATCAACGCCGATTCTTTTTCGTCTTCAATTTGCGAATCCTGTCCTGCTCTTCTTTTTCCTTTGCCCTGCGCTCGTCTTCGATACGGGCAGCTTCTACTTCCCTAGTGGTCATTTCCGGGGTTTCCCAACTGATAGGACCGAGTGTGCCTGCACGCAACTCGGTAATTAGGAGCGCGGCAACTTTCTGGATTTCGACACCGCCGCCCTTGCGTGTACAACCGCGCTGGCGGCCAATCGCATCGAGGATTTCCAAATCGGTTTCGGGTAATTCCTTAAGTTGATAGCGCTGTTTGAGTGCGTCCGGGTATGCCCATTTCAGGTAATCGGCGGCATAGAGTGCAATATCGGCATAATCAAATACCGTGTCTTTGATGGCGCCGGTAATGGCCAGGCGGTAGCCACAGGATGGCGGTGACAACTTGGGCCAGAGGAAGCCGGGGGTATCGGTCAGCAATATACCGTTTTCCAGTTTGATTTTTTGCTGGGCCTTGGTGACGCCGGCTTCGTTGCCGGTTTTGGCAATGACTCTCCCGGCCAGGGTGTTAATGATGGTGGATTTGCCGACATTGGGGATCCCCATAATCATAGCGCGGGCAGGCCGCACTTCGCGCTGGCGCTCGCTGACCAGGCTGGTAACCAGCTGCAACAGGTTGCGGATTTGCTCCGGCCTCTGCTGGCTAACGGGAAGTGCCTTGACTCCGCGCTCTTGCTCCAGGTGCTCAACCCACCGCTGGGTCGTGGCCGGGTCGGCAAGGTCGGCTTTGTTGAGTAACTTGATGAGTGGCTTTTCCCCGCGCAAGGCCGGGACCAGGGGATTTTCGCTGGAGAAGGGAAGGCGCGCATCTATCACTTCAATAATGACATCCACGTGGGGCATGACTTCCGCAATGTCCTTGCGTGCCTTGTGCATGTGGCCGGGAAACCAGTTGATTGTATTCATGGGCGCTTACAGGGTATCGAGAGGTTCGTTAGCATCGAAGTGATGCAGCAGCAGGCAGTCTCCTGTCGCTTCGTTTTCGCAAATGGCAACGGAGATCGGGCTGATGATGGACCGGTATTCACTGTCCCGATAAAGCGTGTTTTGCAGCGCTGGCCAGAGTTGTTGCGGGAATTCGGTAAAGAAATTAAAGCTGACAAAAAGCTTGCCTTTTTCTTCGTAGGTATCGACTTCGGGGGAGCGGATAGGGCGCACCCGCTGTAAAAAGGCATCGCGATTAAACTCGCGCGCAAATGTGGGCTGGATCTGGATGCTGATGCAGTACATGGGCAGTGTCCATGGAAAAAAGTGTGCTGATTATA from Cellvibrio japonicus Ueda107 includes:
- the thrC gene encoding threonine synthase codes for the protein MKYISTRGLAPALSFEDVVLTGLAPDGGLYVPETLPQFSKEEIASWAGLSYQELAFKVMQPFVAGAVSDAEFKKIIADAYASFRHDAIAPLVQTGHNEWILELFQGPTLAFKDFALQFLGHLLDHLLKKRNQKVVVMGATSGDTGSAAIEGCRRCDNIDIFILHPHNRVSNVQRRQMTTVLAPNVFNIALEGNFDDCQNMVKASFGDQSFLPEGRQLVAVNSINWARIMAQIVYYFYAGLALGAPHRPVAFSVPTGNFGDIFAGYLAKKMGLPIDQLVIATNSNDILHRCISSNDHSKHQLQHTLSPSMDIMVSSNFERMLFDLYNRDGAAIRQLMDDFKSGAMVLHESALVKARELFTSYGVSDDVTVDVIREVFDRTEYLLDPHTAIGVEAARQTRRRQDIPMVCLATAHPAKFPEAVRKAGQGEDPALPHHMSDLFEREERYSVLAQELAKVQQFIASHVRP
- the trxA gene encoding thioredoxin, giving the protein MNIVDINLENAKSYLIDESFQRPVVVDFWADWCGPCKSLMPILEKLANEYAGAFLLAKVNADDQHMIAAQFGVRSLPTVMVMKDGQPVDGFAGALPEVKVRELLAKYLPQPWEAPLNDAKALMESGQYAEALPLLREAYDASQQQAAIALLMAQCHLELNRIDNAETVLETIKMADQDGFYHQLKAQIELKKQAAKTPELAALEAAHTQAPEDLSIRYQLAVQLHQESYHRPALEHLLEILRKDRNYAEGEARKTFTAIIASLGKGDPLAIEFQRRLFTLLY
- a CDS encoding DUF4380 domain-containing protein translates to MIKYLPLLAFVVSAQLLLGCKETDNSYQVPDYVEQQGQSLVIQRDQVRMEILPSVAGRVVSLKVGNHELVIPHIPDRPKDSGTVLWSSPQAEWNWPPIDVLDSLPYKVETQNNQLVLTSEVDPKTGYQFSKTYLPAGKNAIAVTYRIYNRGKVEKRVGALEVTRVPPAGDVLFPLGDTAPVSGIFYPLPVSLEQGLCWFQYDGKKIRDDHHKIMLDGKEGWVAYRNKGYLLIKEFEDLPPNVIAEGEREIEVFAHVEHTFIEIKQQSAVETLAPGEFLTWTVVWHALKLPPELHGEIAPEQLADVVRLELMRPK
- the ylqF gene encoding ribosome biogenesis GTPase YlqF encodes the protein MNTINWFPGHMHKARKDIAEVMPHVDVIIEVIDARLPFSSENPLVPALRGEKPLIKLLNKADLADPATTQRWVEHLEQERGVKALPVSQQRPEQIRNLLQLVTSLVSERQREVRPARAMIMGIPNVGKSTIINTLAGRVIAKTGNEAGVTKAQQKIKLENGILLTDTPGFLWPKLSPPSCGYRLAITGAIKDTVFDYADIALYAADYLKWAYPDALKQRYQLKELPETDLEILDAIGRQRGCTRKGGGVEIQKVAALLITELRAGTLGPISWETPEMTTREVEAARIEDERRAKEKEEQDRIRKLKTKKNRR